The Streptomyces sp. RKAG293 genome includes a region encoding these proteins:
- a CDS encoding Gfo/Idh/MocA family oxidoreductase — translation MRMGLLGAGRIGAFHAVALRAHPDVGELLVADADPGRAAEVAARTGATAADSVDAVFSSGVDAVVIASATAAHATLIERAARAGLPVFCEKPIALDLAGTVAALRSVEAAGTTLQMGFQRRFDAGYLAAREAVRSGRLGRLHTVRAVTSDPAPPPADYIPLSGGLYRDCLIHDFDILRWVTGREILEVYATGANGGADFFRAAGDADTAATLLTLEGGVLATATATRYNGAGYDVRMELAGTDDQIAVGVDARTPVTSVEPGAASSVPAPWPGFLERFAPAYRAELDTFVRVARGESANPCPGREALRALLVAEACEVSRRERRPVAVAEIAARAELLAGTTARTAEVSA, via the coding sequence ATGCGAATGGGACTTCTCGGGGCCGGTCGGATCGGGGCCTTCCACGCCGTAGCGCTACGGGCACATCCGGACGTCGGTGAACTGCTCGTCGCGGACGCCGACCCCGGCCGGGCCGCCGAGGTCGCCGCCCGGACCGGCGCCACCGCCGCGGACTCGGTGGACGCCGTCTTCAGCTCCGGGGTCGACGCGGTGGTGATCGCCTCCGCCACCGCGGCGCACGCCACCCTCATCGAACGGGCCGCACGAGCGGGCCTGCCGGTCTTCTGCGAGAAGCCGATCGCCCTGGACCTGGCCGGCACCGTGGCCGCGCTGCGCTCGGTCGAGGCGGCCGGCACGACGCTGCAGATGGGCTTCCAGCGGCGCTTCGACGCCGGATACCTGGCGGCGCGCGAGGCCGTACGGTCCGGCCGGCTCGGCCGGCTGCACACCGTGCGGGCCGTCACCTCCGACCCGGCCCCGCCGCCCGCCGACTACATCCCGCTCTCCGGCGGCCTGTACCGCGACTGCCTGATCCACGACTTCGACATCCTGCGCTGGGTCACCGGCCGCGAGATCCTGGAGGTGTACGCGACCGGCGCCAACGGCGGCGCGGACTTCTTCCGCGCCGCGGGCGACGCCGACACCGCGGCGACCCTGCTCACCCTGGAGGGCGGAGTGCTCGCCACCGCCACCGCGACCCGCTACAACGGCGCCGGCTACGACGTACGGATGGAGCTGGCCGGCACCGACGACCAGATCGCCGTCGGTGTGGACGCCCGCACCCCCGTCACCTCCGTCGAGCCCGGCGCCGCGAGCAGCGTCCCCGCTCCGTGGCCCGGCTTCCTGGAGCGCTTCGCCCCCGCCTACCGCGCCGAGCTGGACACCTTCGTCCGGGTGGCCCGCGGCGAGAGCGCCAACCCCTGCCCCGGACGCGAGGCGCTGCGCGCCCTGCTCGTCGCCGAGGCGTGCGAGGTGTCGCGGCGCGAGCGGCGGCCGGTCGCGGTCGCCGAGATCGCGGCCCGCGCCGAACTGCTCGCCGGCACCACGGCACGCACCGCGGAGGTCAGCGCATGA
- a CDS encoding GntR family transcriptional regulator: MATCRYAPIVPSPDPAPLRLSVDRSSPVPLYFQLAQQLESAIETGGLAPGSLLGNEIELAGRLGLSRPTVRQAIQSLVDKGLMVRRRGVGTQVVHSQVKRPLELSSLYDDLLAAGQRPATRVLRNSVAPASPQAAAALGVPEGSEVVVVERLRLAHGEPMAHLTNHLPPDLLPLSTADLEATGLYRLMRGAGITLHSAQQTVGARAATAEEGRLLAEPEGAPLLTMQRTTYDAKGRAVEFGSHIYRASRYAFEFRLLVRT, encoded by the coding sequence ATGGCAACCTGCCGATACGCTCCCATCGTGCCCAGTCCCGACCCCGCTCCGCTCCGTCTCAGCGTCGACCGCTCGAGCCCGGTCCCGCTGTACTTCCAGCTTGCCCAGCAACTGGAGAGCGCCATCGAGACCGGTGGGCTGGCGCCCGGCAGCCTGCTGGGGAACGAGATCGAGCTGGCCGGCCGGCTCGGCCTGTCCCGGCCCACCGTGCGCCAGGCGATCCAGTCCCTCGTCGACAAGGGACTGATGGTGCGCCGCCGCGGGGTCGGCACCCAGGTGGTGCACAGCCAGGTCAAGCGCCCGCTGGAGCTGAGCAGCCTCTACGACGACCTGCTCGCCGCGGGCCAGCGTCCCGCCACCCGGGTGCTGCGCAACTCCGTCGCGCCCGCCTCCCCGCAGGCCGCGGCCGCGCTCGGGGTGCCGGAGGGCAGCGAGGTCGTGGTGGTGGAGCGGCTGCGGCTGGCCCACGGCGAGCCCATGGCGCACCTGACCAACCACCTGCCGCCCGACCTGCTGCCGCTGAGCACCGCCGACCTGGAGGCCACCGGCCTGTACCGGCTGATGCGCGGCGCGGGCATCACCCTGCACAGCGCCCAGCAGACGGTCGGCGCGCGGGCCGCGACCGCCGAGGAGGGCCGGCTGCTGGCCGAGCCGGAGGGCGCTCCGCTGCTGACGATGCAGCGCACCACGTACGACGCCAAGGGGCGGGCGGTGGAGTTCGGATCGCACATCTACCGGGCTTCGCGCTACGCGTTCGAGTTCCGGCTGCTGGTCCGTACCTAG
- a CDS encoding sugar ABC transporter substrate-binding protein — MARRRTALSAAALALAISLAAAGCSSSGGKKTEEKDATGAVNGAGTPQLTIAMVTHSGEGDTFWDIVQKGAKQAAAKDNVKFLYSNNKEGNEQAQLVQTAIDQKVDGIIVTLAKPDALKAVLQKAVQAGIPVISINSGSQFSAAYGALSHIGQDEAVAGEAVGDEMTKRGLKKALCVIHEQGNVSLEQRCDGAAKTFKGSMQKLYVTGTNMPDVLSSVTSKLQADKSIDAILTLGAPFAATSVQAVQQTKAKVEVDTFDLNAAVVKQLKSKEVGFAVDQQPYLQGYLAVDELWLYKTNGDVIGGGRPVLTGPALVTDKDVPQLEKYTQRGTR; from the coding sequence ATGGCACGCAGGCGTACGGCTCTGTCCGCGGCGGCACTCGCCCTGGCGATATCGCTCGCCGCCGCCGGATGCAGCAGCTCCGGGGGCAAGAAGACCGAGGAGAAGGACGCCACGGGCGCGGTGAACGGGGCGGGCACCCCGCAACTCACCATCGCCATGGTCACCCATTCGGGTGAGGGCGACACGTTCTGGGACATCGTCCAGAAGGGCGCGAAGCAGGCCGCGGCGAAGGACAACGTGAAGTTCCTCTACTCCAACAACAAGGAGGGGAACGAGCAGGCCCAGCTCGTCCAGACCGCGATCGACCAGAAGGTCGACGGCATCATCGTGACGCTGGCCAAGCCCGACGCGCTCAAGGCGGTGCTGCAGAAGGCCGTCCAGGCCGGCATCCCCGTCATCAGCATCAACTCCGGCTCGCAGTTCTCCGCCGCCTACGGCGCGCTGAGCCACATCGGCCAGGACGAGGCGGTGGCCGGCGAGGCGGTCGGCGACGAGATGACCAAGCGGGGCCTGAAGAAGGCGCTCTGCGTCATCCACGAGCAGGGAAACGTTTCTCTCGAACAGCGCTGCGACGGCGCCGCGAAGACCTTCAAGGGCTCGATGCAGAAGCTCTACGTCACCGGCACGAACATGCCCGACGTGCTCTCCTCCGTCACCTCCAAGCTCCAGGCGGACAAGTCCATCGACGCCATCCTGACCCTGGGCGCGCCCTTCGCCGCCACCTCCGTGCAGGCCGTCCAGCAGACCAAGGCCAAGGTCGAGGTCGACACCTTCGACCTCAACGCGGCCGTGGTCAAGCAGCTCAAGAGCAAGGAGGTCGGCTTCGCCGTCGACCAGCAGCCCTACCTCCAGGGCTACCTCGCGGTGGACGAGCTGTGGCTCTACAAGACCAACGGCGACGTCATCGGCGGCGGCCGACCGGTGCTGACCGGCCCCGCCCTCGTCACCGACAAGGACGTGCCGCAGCTGGAGAAGTACACGCAGCGCGGTACCCGATGA